The DNA segment GAGTTGCGACGGCGGCTGGAGCTGGTTGGCTTCACTGGTTATCCTTACCCCCATCCCTGGCCGCCCCCTCTCCCCGCAGTGAACTTTGGACCCTTGCAGCCCTTGGGCCTGGCGCTGGGCACTAGGTGACCTCCGAGGGCTGGGACGAGAGGTCCGGGAGGTTATAGGCTCTAAGGCGAGGGGGTAGCAGTGGCTTTCTTTCTCAGGGGGCGATCCTAGATCTCTGAGCCTTTAAGGGTCTGGGTAGGAGGGTATGTACCTGTACCCCACCCCTTGGCACCCGAGAATAAGCCCCTTCCCAGCCGAAGGGAGAGGGTGTGGGGTGGTGCCGCGGGTGCAGAAGACAGCGCGTACTCTCAAGACCACTTCGGTTACAGCTTAGGTTCTGTCCAGGACCCGCTTGCACGGGTGCGAGCGCGCACCCCGGTGGCAGCCACGCCAACCTTCGGTGGGGGGTTGCGTCCCACCCTGGCTCCAGCTCTCGGTTGGGGTAGGCGCCCTCCGGCCTGCGCAGGGCTTGCCCAGCTCCACAGCGCAGTCCAAGAGCAGCTAATGTCCGGGACGCGGgacgggggtggtggtggtggtggtgaggggggCCGAGCGAAGATTTCGGACACTCGGGAACTGGGGACTGGGGACGAGTGGGGGCTCTTAAGGAATCCAGCCCCTGGGGCGGTGTGTGCCTGAGGCCTCGCCATACCTGCGCCCGCGCCCCGCGAGAGGAAGCACCTCTCCCCCGCTTGCAGGGTGCGGAGCGCGCCGCCTGTAAAAGCCTAGCTGCGAGGGAGGTGAGGTATAAAAACGTCTGCGGGAGTTACCAGGTCGGATCAGTCCCCCCTACTCCTCCCAGCCGCACGTAGCAGTGAGTTGGCAAGTCCACCCGGAATCCAGGTGGGAAAGGGGGCGGGGCAGGGAGGAGGTGCGAGGTGGATGGGAGGAGAGGGCAGCGGGGAGCGCGGCGTGCCTGGGTCCCGTCCCGCCTCCGCTCGCCCGCAGCCGGAGCCCACCCCTCTCCCGCTCTCGGAACAGCCGGCCCTCGGCCTCCGACAAGGTGCAGGAAGGAGGCGGCTGCGGCGGCGAAGGGGTTAAGGTGAAGGGCTCCGAGGCCGCGGCCAGGCCTTGGGCCGCCGCCAGCGCAGGTTGTTTTGACCACAGAGGAGTCGTCGCCGTCTCCTTTTGTTCTCGGGGCTCCTCGAGGGCCGCCGGCCGCCCGCCCTGGGGCCCCGCCCTTCCGTGGCCGCCCCCCGCGGCCCGCACCCGGGAGGGAGGACGCGGGGCTCGGCCTGGCCTTTTGCAGGCCCCTCCTGACGCCCCTCCTCTCCTTTCCCGCAGCCCCCCGGGGCCGCAGCCAGCTGTTGGGGAGGGGGGCGCCGGCCGGCCCCAGCTGCCGCCTCGCCTAGCCGCGAGGCCTGGGGGCTGGGCCTGGTGCCAGGGCGTCCTGGGAACGGCGGCGCCCCCGCCGCTGCTCTGCGCAGCCCACCCCGCCCGGCCCCCCGACTCGTTCACTCACCCCACGCATGCACGCTCTTGGCCGGAGGCGATGCTGCGCTCCGGCGGGCGGGCGCACAGAGCGACGGGCACGCACTACCGCGGCCGGGTCGCGCGCCCGCCGCCGCCAGGCCCGTGCACACGCGGGGTACACGAGCGCGCactgcacacacacgcacgcataaTCCCCGAACACGCGACCTGAACACACGTGCGCGCACACCCACGTACGCACGCCCCTGTACACCCGGAGTCAGATGCCCACCCCCGGGCCACAGGTGGGCCGTCCGAAGGCCCTTGGGACCTCCTCGCTTCTGTAGTGACCCCGTATCCTTTCTGGTTCCTAGGAGGGAGGGGAAACAGGGACCCTCCCTCACATCCCGACTCCACAGCACCCACTTTGTCTTCCCTGGTCAGGTCAGCTTGATGCCCCTCAAGCTTTACCCCTGTGATTGCTGTTTTTCAACCACACGCATGTGGCCGGAACTGGTGTTGATGTGGCTGGGGGGCGCTGTGATGTCCAGAGTATTTCTCCTTAGAATAAGACATTTTCTGCACCTCTGagactggggttgggggtgggggaacacGGACTGACGGGGACTCCCACCTCGGACTGCTCTGCGCTCACTGCTGACTCCAGCATGATGTGGAGAGGCTGCGTGGCAGCTGGATGCAGCCCTCTCAGGCTTGCCCTCCCATTTCCAGCTTCATCCAACACCTCCGCCTCCTCTTCCTCAACTCCACTGGGATGTGTGCTGGTGGGGGGGCGGCTATGGCACAGAAGCTGGTGCCTTTCTCCTCACTTTATTCACAGCATCCTTGAACACGTGGCCTTCAGGAACCCACAATGCTGTGCTTTGCAGTTTACGAAGCACTTTCCTGCTAAGCCTGCCTAAGCCGCAGGCGGCTCTGAGGGAGGAGACTAAAAGGGAACATGGTTGAACAGGGGGGCCAATCCAGGAAGGGAGACTCTGGGAGGGCTTGCTGGTGGAGGTGGCCTTGGGGCTGGCCATGTCCAGGGCGTGCTTGGTCTGAGCCTCAGGTGGAGGCCTCAGCAGGTGAAAGGAAGGCTGGGAGCTCTGAGATGGGAGATCTGGTGGATGGTGGGCTGAGGTCTGCAAAGTCCCATCTCCATCAGCTGAGCTGGCTTCTGGGAAGGTGACTCTGACTATCATGTGATGCCTTCGGCCTCAGCACCCCTCTGCTAGGAAGGAGTGAAGGGGCCAGGCCTCCCTTCAGCATCTGGCTTCTTTCTAGTTTGCTAACTGCCTTGGGTCGTGGCGGACCAACTTGCTGGACTCTCCCAGCCCTAGAAGTGTATGCAAGGAGCAAACAGAATTTGAAGGCTCTGGTGCAAGACCaggaacagtgtgtgtgtgtgtgtgtgtgtctgagacagaaagacagacagactgaATGATTCAGCAGGAGGGGTGAAGAGGTGTTTGCCCCTGGCCTCGTAAGTCCTCTACGTCCCTTTATCAGACGACCTCTTCTTGGACAGCTATTTTCATTTCCTggtatatttgtttgtttattatctgTTTTTCCTCTCTGGAATATAAACTCCACTAGAGATCATCTTGGTCACCACTGTCTGCCATGCTGAGAATGGTGCCTGGTCCAAGGTGGATAATCTGTAAATATGTGTGGAGAGGACAGTGAGTCCTGGGGGGAgatgggggaagggggaagggaaggaccAGACACGTGTCTAGCACTtgctaagtgctttataaacATGGCCTTATTTAGTCTTGGCTCCCGAGGGCAACATAGCATGGCCACACTGCCCTCTGGCAGACTCCCTCATTTGAGCCACCcctggcacccccaccccctgccaaacAAACATGTCTGTCTTTTCTGTGTCTTGGACTTGAACTGCCAAGATTGGACCGGATAGAGGggaggaaacagaaggaaaatcaaATTGCAGAGGTTCTGTGTGTCTTCAGTTGGGCCTCGGTTTCTGCCACCTAAAAAAACGAGAAGGTTGGATTAGCTCAGAGTTCCCCAAGAACAGCAGAATTGCCTGGCCTcttgaaaatgcagattcctgggccccatcGATGTTATGAGTTGGAAGGGGGCTGGGGTCGGGgtcagtgactgtggtggggaggTTGCTGGGGTAACATTAAGGAGGGGTCCCAGGAGCGGTAGAGGAGGGAAATGCTTGGTGGGGAAGGCTAGTTCCAAATGGCTTCTGTGGCCTGCCCAGAAAAGGCTCCTTCAGAGGGCTTGACTTTGGCATCGAATCTAAATCAGGCTGAGACTCTCAGGCAAGCGGGCCCTCAGAGGCCTTGTCTGCTTCTCTCTCTGTCAGCCACAGACAACGCCCCTGTTGCTTGGGCCGAGGCTGTGTCGTCTCCCTCAGCAGACCAACAAGCAGGCTGaggagtgtgtatctgtgtgttcgGTGGCGCCCAGGGGAAAGGTGGGGTCCAGGCCCCTTTGATCTGCCAGCCTGGTTGGGAGAAGGTAATTCACCTGGCCTCACGCTAACTTGCGCCCTTCCTACCTCTGCAGCTGGCattgggggtggggcggggccggGAGGAGGCTGTTTGCCTTGGCTACCCTGGCTGGCTGTGCCCCAGCTGCCTTCTCACCACACCCCTGCCCTGCCAGAAACCCCAGGCCTGAGATCTGGGGCAGCTTTACCAGGGTGCCAGGCCTCCTTTCCCATCTCCCAGGGGAGCTACCCCCTGAGGCTTCTAGAACCTGTGCCCAGAAAAACTGGGCTCGAAGCTGCTTACCCTTCCACACCAAGAGGAGCCTCTGACTGCAAGCAGGTGCCCACACAAGTCTCCGCCAGGGCATTGCATCCTGGAGCTGACCAGAGGCCGAATTTCCCTACCCctcacccacccccagccctggaaGGGCCCACCAACCCACAGGGCCCCAGGCAGTGCCCATGTGGGGCTAGGGTGCCGGCTCTGGTTGCCCAGACAGGGATAATGCAAAGCCACACCTACTCCCGTAGGCAGGCAGCTCTCCACCCACCCATTGTCATCCCTGAAAAGGTCCTGCACCGCTGGCCCTGGGCCTGTGTGCTACTCGCCGCTGCCCTCAAAGAAGCCACATGAAGGAATGATGACCACAGTGACAGTTCCTCGAGTGCCCATTACTTGCTGGCTGCTCTGCTAGGTGCAATTATGCCTCCCAATAATCCTGGTGAGGTCTTATTAGCTCCATTTTAACGATAAGGAAGCTGAGGTTTTTAGGTTGTTAAAAAACTTATTCCAAGAGTACTGGTTTCCTTGGCAACTGCAGTGCTTGCTCTTTAAAAAACTACAGTTTTTAACTCTGCACTGTTGACACTTTGAGCCAGATAATTCTTTATTGTGGGAGGCTGTCCTGTGTATAGTAGGCTGTTGGGCAGCATCTGGCCTTCACCTACTAGATGCTAGCCGGACTCCTATAAATGCCTCTAAAACTAACCATCCTAGGAACCAGGCAGAATTAGAATGGAATCAAATGCCTCAACCCCTTGATTCACAGACGAGAGCCAGGACCAGCGGGGCAGCGGGGCAGTGACTAGCCTGAGGTTCACAGGTTCACCTGCCCCCGGCTGAGAACCGCCTGCAGGACGAAGAGCCCCACTGACTAAGCAGGTTGCTGAGAAGCTCCATGGTGGGCTGGAAGGTGGGGGCGGAGAGTGGGGGGCACGTGGCTGTGCTACTTTCGAGTCATGTGGAACCATggccatttatttaattttttctaagcctcagctttctcatctgaaaGACAGGAATTAAAAATAGAGCCAGATTCTTGGGACTGGTAGTTAATACAGCACTTGTCTCAGTGCCTCTCATAGTCATTGCTTAATAAAATTAGCTCCAGTAATATTATCCAGTGCAGGGGCTCTTACTGAGTTCTGGGCAAACAGGGGCCAGATTACTATTAAGCATGTTGCAAGAATGGCTTTTCTGCTTAGAATAAAGTGGTTGTTTAGGACGCAATTTGCTGGGGGGCAGGGCGGCAAGAATATCCCAGGAGGGCCACCTGGTGGAGGAGGTGGCAGAACCATTCAGGATTAAACCTCAGAAGGAAGGGGAGACTCCTTCATGCATTCtaccatatttattgaacacctactgtgtgcttcaTCTCCCTCCCCAGTCTCTATCCTGGGCTTTCTCCATGCAGCCTGGAAGGTCTGGGTTTGTTTCCATAAGACATCATCTCCTTTGCATCATAGGCTGGGTCTGGGGCATCTGCTAGACCTGAATGGGGGTCTGACTATTCTGCCATGGCTGGCAGCTGCACCCAGCTCTCTAGTGGGCTAGGAAGTCTTGGCCTGAGTACTATATGCCATTTGGCACTGGGCCTTTGGGACCCTCTCCCAGGGAGGAGTAATTGAGTCATTACTCCACAAACAGCCTGGAAGACCTGACTGGGCACTCCCACCCCTGGCTTTCCTCTGCTGCACCCCCCAGGCGGCAGAATTAGAATGGGATCAAATGTCTCAACCCCCTTGATGCACCGACAAGAGTCAGGACTAGTGGGGCAGTGACTAACCTGAGGTTCACAGGGTGGTTAACAGCAGTTCAAGGGTAGAATCCAGCTCTCTGGACAACCGGTTCTGGGGTTGACAAAACCCTTAGGAGAAGTAGCTGCCTTGGTCTTACCTGGAGACTGGCCACCTGCCTTCTGCTCTGTGGGTTGGGCCCTGGCTCGGCAAGGCGTGGTCTGTCCTGGCTTTGGAGGGGGTGGCACATGGGGGAGATGGGGGGGAAGGGGAGGCACAGCCAAGGCACCCCTCGTCCGTCTCCATCTTCCTGGCTCCCTGGCTGCACAGGGGCCCCAGCTCCCAGCCAACTGTACAGCTAGGCCCCAACCTGCCCTCCCTGGGACCTCCTAACAGCCCTAGACACCATGCAGGACTGCACGCTTCGTGTACAAGGGAAGAAATGGAGCTGAGGGGTTTCAAGGAGTTCTTTTTAAAAGTGGTCATGCCCACAATCCACCCTGGGTCTTCTGGCTGCAAGGCTGGCTCGAGTGGCCAGAGCTGGGCAAGGTGGGAGCCTGGAGGTGGTGTCCTAGACACTATGATAAATGTTGAGGAGATGGAGCTTTGGGGCAGTCTAGAAACTGAGCAGTCACCAGGCTTCTAGCAGAGCTTTTGAGATGACCTCCCcgccttccttggatcccttcctaatccagggaaactgaggcacagagttgtTTAACCCGAGGATAAACAGTATTAAGTCAAGTCTGCTGACTCCCTCTCCAGGACTCCTGCAAAACcgtgcctctgtgtgtttgtgcgtGTGCATGGGTGTGAGCTTGGACATGCAGCAACATCTTACGCATTTGCTTTGCCCTGAGGCACTGGTGTCTGGGTTGTGCCGTCTTTCTCAAGACCTCTGGCATCAGCCCCTTGGGTCTCCCTGGACCGTGGGGGACATGGTTGTGACCTTCCCTTAGGACTGCTGTCATGTCACTGCGGGACCTGTGGTTTCCCTGGAGGaagcccagctcccagtggggaCTGTTAAAGCACTTATTAAGTTTCAAGTGTTTCTGGTAACAGGCCAGAGGGGCTCTAAAAATAGGGCTTGGTTGGGCATGGGGATGGGTAAGCTTTCAGGTTTCCCGGACGTAtctgaggattcccttttctcctcttctgAGCAAGAGACTAAATAGATATCATTAGAATACGTGGCCTCCTGAGACCACCCAATGCTgcaagcatttattaagcacctcaTGTACCCAGGAGTCTGGGAGTACAGGTTCTGTTGCCAGAAAGACTTGGGTTTGAATGGGGTTTCTGTTGATAATTGGCTGTAGGACTCAGACAAAGGATGTCGCCTAtttgagcctctgttttctcatttgtaaaatggggtaattAGGTCTCTCATGACAAATGCTGGCTGTCATTAGCTCTCAGGTGTGGAGGAGAAGCAGAAAGATTATTTTAGCCTTCCAGAACCTATAGTGTGGTGGGGGAGACAGATGTTCACAATCAAATCTAACTCAAAGCAAGCTGGGCTTCCCATTTGGGCGAGGGACGCAGCATCCAAGCTGGGTCTTAAAGGCTTTGGCAGGTTCTGGCCGCCAGGCCTTTGTGCTCCTGGTTGTCAGGCCTGGAATCTGCCCCCTACCCTCCTCTAGACTGGCTGTCCATTTGCCCATGGCTGAGAGACCCTGTGGGAGCTTTCCTTAGGAGGGAGTGTGCTTGCAGGGGGGAACAGGGCCATGGCTGGAAAGCCCCCAGTCCCAGCTCATTTGGCCCTACGATGTTTGCCTGGCAGGGGGACCCCATTCCAGAGGAGCTCTATGAGATGCTGAGTGACCACTCAATCCGCTCCTTCGATGACCTCCAGCGCCTGCTGCACGGAGACTCCGTAGGTAAATTGAATCCTTGTTAAGAGCCCTGGCCTTCCATCAAGCCCTTGAGAACTGGGAGGGACAGGGCAAGGGGCATCCCCTCTTCCTGACTTTCAGAGAACCAGAGTCCTGTGGCAGCTCAGGGAGGGCTCAGCCACACCTGTCTAGGGCAGGGCTGATTAGGTAGACAGGTTGATACCTGGGATGTGGGGCGTGGCATGGAAGCACCCACATGTGGCTCTGGCTTGGTGCAGAGGGTGGGGTACCCggaggcagggagaagatgcCCCGGGCATCTGCCATATGTGTATCCAGGTGTGGACTCAGCCAGGGAGGGTGGTGCCGGAGGAGTCacctccctgcccctctggccGAAGGCCCGCTCTACAAGGTCCCCTGGGGACACCTGGCCAGGACCAGCAAgcagccctgcctgtgcccaAGAGCAGGCTCAGCAAATGGGCACGTGCTTGGTGGCATACACGTGGCGAGGCTGGCGGGCTGGGTCaggaatgtatttataaatgctgTCTTCAGAGCAAATTCCATTCTATTCTAACCTCTGGCCTGTTCCTGGAGCCCTGgtctgcaccccccaccccgcaCCCCCAGCTCCCCTGCCCTCTGGGGTTTTGTCTCTTTGTCACTTTGTAATCCTTGCCCAGACTGCTATCTACGGGGGACAGCATTTCCTGCCTTTGTTTCCTCTCCCCATTGGGCCCCTGGCGCCCTCTCAAAAGCATTCCCGGGCCCTTTCAAACCGCCTGTGCTGGGGGCTGCTGAGGCAGGCGGGAGGGGGCCCCAGCTGGGCCCACCTATTGTTCACTGGTCCCCCCACCCAATGTCtcccacaccccccaccccatgcccgACTGGCGTGCCCTGGCCAACACAATGGGGCAACTTCCAGATTTAGCCTTTCTGCTCTTTCTTTCCAAGGCCCTTCACCCCCACCCTCCGACAACCCCTATATCCCCCCGGGTGGGGGTCGGGATCTGAGATGAGGTTTTCAATAGCAGGCCTGTTTCGAGGCAACCATGTGGCTATTTTTTCCTAACCAACTTACCCATTCCACAAAGCACATCTTTTCCCATCTCCTCCTGACCAGGGACATTCCAGAGAtggcagggagaaaggaagggatcAAGAGGCACAGATGCGCTGGCGTGGGAGCAGCAGGCTAGCCGGGACGCACCAGCCATAGGACAGGCTCCTCTGACTGGGAGCCCCTGGAGCCTGGACAGAGGAGCAGGAGCCTTGTCACTGGCAGGGAGGGAATCAGGAGACGGTGTGAGCCTCTGGGTGCTGCATGGAGAGGGCAGGAACTCGTCCCCGACGTGCCTTCATTTGCTGGCTCTTGAGCCGCCTGAGAGCTAGAAGGGTCTGCCCACCGTTCAGCTTGAAGCCCAAAGCCCTCCTGTCCCGCCCTCCCCTCCCGCAGGATATCTCAGAGGGGTGCTGGTGGTGCAGAGAGGACAGCCTCCCAGGCTGGAGAAGAGAGCTGTAGTTTGTGACCTTAGGAATAAATGAACAGCGTAGGGTAGGCATGGGGCAAAGGTTAGAGGGCACGTGATGAGAGACTgggagctggggagctggggaagcCGAGACCTGAGAGGGAGCGGGGCAGGGGCTCCCCCATCCCAGCAGGCCCAGCACCCCACCCTCTCTCTGCTTGCAGCCCCcacctcctcttctctttcttccccctcctctctACCAACTGGGCCTTCGTCAGGGGCTCCAGAGGGGCTGTGTCCAGGGCATGCCGGTCCCCCTGGGGATTCTGGGAATTGCTCCATTCAGCACTTCCTGTGGGAACGCTGGGCGGAGGGCATTGGAAACTGGCCTTCAGGGCTCTGGGTCCTCGCCCTGCCCTGGAGGCTGAGGAGAGTTCACTTACAGTAGCAAAAGGGAAGGGTTATTTTTAACTCCATTGACATGGGTTCTATCCAAAAATGTGGCTGAAGAGCCCAGGGTGGGGCTGAAGGCTCCTGAGGATGCAGTCAGCACCCTGCCATCCCTGATCCCCATGGCCACCCTGGGGTCTGCCTGCAGGGCCCCTGTTCAGTGCTGGGACCCTTGGGTTTTCAGGGAGCCAGAAGAGGAGACTGTTCTGTGGAGTGGGGTGCCAGTGAGGGGTGAAGGCAATCCTCCCACCCACCCGGACCCCTCAGCACTCCCTCTCCCACTGATGGTGATGGTCCGGCCAGCCAGCAGTTCTCCGAGTGCATCTGACCATGCCTTCTCTTGCAGGTGAAGACGGGGCTGAGCTGGACCTAAATGTGACCCGGCCCCGTTCTGGAGGCGAGCTGGACAGCTTACCCCGTGGGAGGAGGAGCCTAGGTAAGAAGGCCAGTGAGACGGCGGGCGCTCAGAGGTGGGACCCAGGGACAGAGAGCTGGGCACCCGGCTGGCCCAGGGCTCTGGAGGCCGTCCCTGCTCATCCCACACTCAGGACTGAGTCAAGCTAAGGGAGAATGACCACCCTGAAATACCCTATATGAGGAGCTGAGTCATCGTGACACCCCCCCCACAACACATACTGTTTCCTAATATACTCATTTGTTCATTACTTCAACCCTAGAGATAGatattattagccccattttatagagtTGGAAAgtggggcccagagagggtaaAAAAGTGGCTATGTCACACAGCAGCAAGTGGTGGGGCTGGGACCCCAGTAGCGCTCCCCTGAACCCAATGTCATCCTGGGGGGCTGTGTGTCTCTGCCATGGCTAGGGGCTGTGGCTGGCACAGCAGGCagggagcagagcctggagctTCCTCAATCACAGGAACTACAAGGGGAACGTAGAGCACTAGCACCCCAGAAGCCTTATCCTCTCTGCTCACCTGCAGTCCCCAGGACACTGTAAACAGTGGTGGGGGACCTCCGGAGAAGAGGCAGTGGCCTGAGTTGCCCTCCTCACTCTGTGACTTTGGATAGCGAGTCGAGCTCTGGGAGCCTCAGTCTCCCCCAGAGTTAGACGGAGCTCCAGCACCGACTGCCTGCTCTGCAGGCTGGGCTTCGCTCACGTTTCTCTGTAGATGCGCACGTGCAGTGCAGGCACGGTTACCACCCCATTCCatggatgaggaaaccaagcTCTAAAAGAAGCTATGTGTAAGACTAGGTTACAGTATAAGCAACGTAAGAGTGGTTACAGGATGACACACAAGAAAGGGCCACGTGTTGGGCAAACCCATAAATATGTGACATCATAGGATGAAGTGGCTAAGGGTTGCTGGAAAGCAACTGACATTTACAACATGCCAGTGATCTCGGAATGTGTCACTGGGTCCTTACAGTGGGTCTTGGGTGTAGATCTCATCACCCCCATTTTgcatatggggaaactgaggcttagagcacATCAGCAACCTGCCCAAGTCCCATGGCTGATAACAGCCAGGACACAAGAGCTCTGCCAGCGCCTGGGGGTTGAAGGAAGTGGGACTCGCTGGCTTTCTGAAGGGAGAATGTCCCCGAGGTGTCCCACTGGGCTTTGCTGCCAGGTGGGGCTCCAGGCAGGCCCATCCTCCTGATGGTTCCCCTCCCTTCAGGTTCTCCAACGGTTGCTGAGCCAGCCATGATCGCTGAGTGCAAGACCCGCACCGAGGTGTTTGAGATCTCCCGGCGCCTCATAGACCGCACCAACGCCAACTTCCTGGTGTGGCCGCCCTGCGTGGAGGTGCAGCGCTGCTCTGGCTGCTGCAACAACCGCAACGTGCAGTGCCGCCCCACCCAGGTGCAGCTGCGGCACGTTCAGGTGCGAGGCCCATGGCCCACCCGCAAGCCCTGCAGTGGGCAGGGGGTGCCCTGCTGGGCCTGCAAATTGCTGACTGGGCATCCTTGTGGGTCCAAAGGCATTCCTGGCATGGCATGCTCCTGAGCTCCGTCAGAGAGAGCCGGTCTCGGGGGAGCTCTCTGGCCAGTGTGCTGAGGCTGCCCATGAGTCCTTTGAGGCCACCCAGGCTGCCCTAACCAAAGCCACAGGCAGACCTCCAGGCTGGGCTGGCTCTGGGGCACTAATTAAAGGCGCTGCCTCCTTTGTAGATATAAGATCCCAAAGTATCTACTGAAGACACATGTCTACTAACATTTATTGGACACTCAGAAtgttctgggcagctgctcaGGTTCCCTCAAAGCTCTCCCCTGTTCAGGGCTCTGTTTCTTGGTTTTACAGAGAGAAACGCTCGGTTAGGTGCCCTCTGCATCTTTAACACATCACCCCCAGACACGCTGTGTCTTTAACAAGGAGGGTGTAGGTGACGCTACTGTGAGAGCTGGGGCAGCCCTTTGCAAAGAGTCAGAATGCTGAGTCCTGCCTCTTTTCTGGAAAGGGGATTGTTAGAGTGGAGGCTGCCCTGGGGATCACCTGTCTCGTGCTGGGCAAGGCAGGGCCAGGGAAGCCTCAACTGTCTTCTCATTCAAGTGGAAAAGTTTTTGCACCCATCGGGCCAGGCTGGCCCATACACCAGTTCAGGCTGGGCCGAGCAGCTGGGCAGTAGGCACACCTAGGCTCAGCACTGGCTGCTGGTCCTGCTTTTGCCAAATGCTCTGCCTGCTTCCAcacactcccctcccccaccctcagctgtgctttcctttcctcttgcccACCTTCCATCCCAGGCCTGGGCCCAGTGCCCAAGATGCTCCTCCCCACCACGCACTGTCCCCAGTGCTTCCAACTCTCTGGATGGATACCTGACAGCTGACCTcccccttcccacctccctcctgGGTAAAGCCTCCCCTGCTTCCTTCCAGACAACCATCTCCCGCCTCGGCCACAGCCCCTGACCTTGGCTGGCGCTCCTGGAATGAGGACACCACAGGCTCCATGCTCAACCCGGAAATGCCTTTCTCCCTTTCTGGAAGCGCCGAGGGGGGCTGTGGCCAAGCTAGAAGCCAGGTCGGGAGGGCTTGTTTTGATGGAAAAGCTATGAGAAGGGCAGAGGGCAAGGTCCTGCTATTGTTTGGGCCAAACTGTCTGCCC comes from the Manis pentadactyla isolate mManPen7 chromosome 10, mManPen7.hap1, whole genome shotgun sequence genome and includes:
- the PDGFB gene encoding platelet-derived growth factor subunit B isoform X1, whose translation is MNRCWALFLSLCCYLRLVSAEGDPIPEELYEMLSDHSIRSFDDLQRLLHGDSVGEDGAELDLNVTRPRSGGELDSLPRGRRSLGSPTVAEPAMIAECKTRTEVFEISRRLIDRTNANFLVWPPCVEVQRCSGCCNNRNVQCRPTQVQLRHVQVRKIEIVRKKPTFKKATVTLEDHLACKCETVVAARPVTRSPGNSQDQRAARTPQTRVTIRTVRVRRPPKGKHRKFKHTHDKMALKETLGA
- the PDGFB gene encoding platelet-derived growth factor subunit B isoform X2 translates to MNRCWALFLSLCCYLRLVSAEGDPIPEELYEMLSDHSIRSFDDLQRLLHGDSVGEDGAELDLNVTRPRSGGELDSLPRGRRSLGSPTVAEPAMIAECKTRTEVFEISRRLIDRTNANFLVWPPCVEVQRCSGCCNNRNVQCRPTQVQLRHVQVRKIEIVRKKPTFKKATVTLEDHLACKCETVVAARPVTRSPGNSQDQRARTPQTRVTIRTVRVRRPPKGKHRKFKHTHDKMALKETLGA
- the PDGFB gene encoding platelet-derived growth factor subunit B isoform X3, which translates into the protein MLSDHSIRSFDDLQRLLHGDSVGEDGAELDLNVTRPRSGGELDSLPRGRRSLGSPTVAEPAMIAECKTRTEVFEISRRLIDRTNANFLVWPPCVEVQRCSGCCNNRNVQCRPTQVQLRHVQVRKIEIVRKKPTFKKATVTLEDHLACKCETVVAARPVTRSPGNSQDQRAARTPQTRVTIRTVRVRRPPKGKHRKFKHTHDKMALKETLGA